A portion of the Pseudarthrobacter sp. L1SW genome contains these proteins:
- a CDS encoding DUF4166 domain-containing protein: MNVPIYQQALGTGFSRLQPELQDYFSLVPGSGSYGVGEGTFDVVGCRQEWLRPLLRLTSGEEAFFPEYGENVPFRIENHAHQDPFGRSSLTARREIRFPGRTRIFQDTTSATRRDGASQLVDYVGRYRRLVTDLNLSVTPEGRLRGVSEASRLFLGPLRIPLPAALDAKAYAEQWWDPAEGSNGRHRIQVKVIQPQIGLVLVYAGAFDYRLRPYTGGSSAQSFLPRYAQPDRWENRV, encoded by the coding sequence ATGAACGTCCCCATCTACCAGCAGGCGCTCGGCACGGGCTTTTCCCGGCTCCAGCCCGAGCTGCAGGACTACTTTTCCCTGGTTCCGGGTTCCGGCAGCTACGGGGTGGGCGAAGGGACCTTCGACGTCGTGGGCTGCCGGCAGGAATGGCTGCGCCCCCTGCTGAGGCTGACCAGCGGGGAGGAGGCATTCTTCCCTGAGTACGGCGAGAACGTCCCTTTCCGGATTGAGAACCATGCCCACCAGGACCCCTTTGGCCGCTCCAGCCTGACAGCCCGCCGCGAGATCCGGTTCCCGGGCCGGACGCGGATCTTCCAGGACACCACCAGCGCCACCCGCCGGGACGGCGCCTCCCAGCTGGTGGACTACGTGGGACGGTACCGGCGGCTGGTGACCGACCTGAACTTGAGTGTCACGCCGGAGGGCCGGCTTCGCGGGGTGTCCGAGGCATCCCGGCTCTTTCTTGGCCCACTCCGCATCCCGCTTCCCGCCGCCTTGGATGCCAAAGCCTACGCGGAGCAGTGGTGGGACCCGGCAGAAGGCAGCAATGGCAGGCACCGCATCCAGGTGAAGGTCATCCAGCCGCAGATCGGCCTGGTGCTGGTCTACGCCGGTGCTTTCGACTACCGGCTGCGCCCCTACACCGGCGGCAGTTCGGCGCAGAGTTTCCTGCCGCGCTACGCACAGCCGGACCGCTGGGAAAACCGGGTCTGA
- a CDS encoding ABC transporter ATP-binding protein: MTVNIDPTSGAASGHESDGGRPVLDIDHLQVTFATDGGPVHAVKDVSLEVRKGEVLAIVGESGSGKTVTAKTILGLLPETATSGGAVLINGNNVITVSPAKLRQIRGRDVAMVFQEPSTALNPVFTVGWQIAEGIRAHAGSGGKRVSVKDAKSRAIEALRKVGIPDPEHRVNYYPHQFSGGQKQRVVIAAALALNPGLIVADEPTTALDVTVQAEILELLRDLRDKYGTSIVLITHNMGVVADLADRVVVMYQGDVVEEAPARTLFAEPKQDYTRKLLAAVPHLGHNSASEGLTGRAHQDEEILVEAKDLTIEYPGRLGTPAFKAVDGVSFTLSRGEVFGLVGESGSGKTTIGRAIAGLNKTTGGSLRVLGYEMLNLRERTFKPLRKDIGFVFQDPAASFNPQLTIGDCIAEPMVIHTKPSPAQARKRVGELLESVQLPASYAGRYPHELSGGQRQRASLARALSLNPRLLIADEPTSALDVSVQAKVLELFRDIQQEFGFACLFISHDLAVVDTLSSWVGVLYKGRLVEQGIGNQVMGNPQHDYTRRLIASLPVPDPQEQARRREEHRALLGI; this comes from the coding sequence CATCGATCCGACATCCGGGGCCGCATCCGGCCACGAGTCCGACGGCGGCCGCCCCGTCCTCGACATCGACCACCTCCAGGTCACCTTTGCCACCGACGGCGGTCCGGTCCATGCCGTCAAGGACGTCAGCCTGGAGGTCCGGAAGGGTGAAGTGCTGGCGATCGTGGGGGAGTCGGGTTCCGGCAAGACCGTCACCGCCAAGACCATCCTGGGCCTGCTGCCGGAGACCGCAACCAGCGGCGGCGCGGTCCTGATCAATGGGAACAACGTGATCACCGTGAGCCCCGCGAAGCTGCGCCAGATCCGCGGCCGCGACGTCGCCATGGTGTTCCAGGAACCCTCAACGGCACTGAACCCCGTGTTCACCGTGGGCTGGCAGATCGCCGAAGGCATCCGGGCCCATGCCGGGAGCGGCGGAAAGCGGGTTTCGGTAAAGGACGCCAAGTCCCGGGCCATAGAGGCGCTGCGGAAGGTGGGCATCCCCGATCCCGAACACCGCGTCAACTACTACCCGCACCAGTTTTCGGGAGGGCAGAAGCAGCGGGTGGTCATCGCAGCGGCGCTGGCGCTGAATCCGGGACTGATCGTCGCGGACGAGCCAACCACCGCCCTGGACGTCACGGTCCAGGCAGAGATCCTGGAACTCCTGCGGGACCTGCGGGACAAGTACGGCACGTCCATTGTGCTCATTACGCACAACATGGGGGTGGTGGCGGACCTTGCCGACCGCGTGGTGGTCATGTACCAGGGGGACGTTGTGGAAGAGGCACCGGCCCGCACCCTGTTTGCCGAACCCAAGCAGGACTACACCCGGAAACTGCTCGCCGCTGTGCCACACCTCGGCCACAACTCGGCGTCGGAGGGCCTGACGGGCAGGGCGCACCAGGATGAGGAAATCCTGGTGGAGGCCAAGGACCTCACCATCGAGTACCCGGGCAGGCTGGGAACTCCGGCTTTCAAGGCAGTGGACGGCGTCAGTTTCACCCTGTCCAGGGGCGAAGTCTTCGGGTTGGTGGGGGAGTCCGGTTCCGGGAAGACCACCATCGGCCGGGCCATCGCCGGCTTGAACAAGACCACGGGCGGCAGCCTCCGCGTGCTGGGCTACGAAATGCTGAACCTCCGGGAGCGCACCTTCAAGCCGCTCCGCAAGGACATCGGCTTTGTGTTCCAGGACCCGGCGGCGTCCTTCAACCCGCAACTGACCATTGGGGACTGCATTGCCGAACCCATGGTCATCCACACAAAGCCAAGCCCGGCGCAGGCGCGCAAACGCGTGGGTGAGCTGCTCGAATCAGTCCAGCTGCCGGCGTCGTACGCTGGGCGGTACCCGCACGAGCTGTCCGGCGGGCAGCGCCAGCGCGCGTCCCTGGCGCGGGCCCTCAGCCTGAACCCCCGCCTGCTGATAGCGGATGAGCCGACGTCGGCCCTGGACGTTTCGGTGCAGGCGAAGGTCCTGGAGCTGTTCAGGGACATCCAGCAGGAGTTCGGCTTCGCCTGCCTGTTCATCAGCCACGACCTGGCCGTCGTGGACACGTTGTCCTCCTGGGTGGGCGTGCTTTATAAGGGCCGGCTGGTGGAGCAGGGCATCGGGAACCAGGTGATGGGAAACCCGCAGCATGACTACACGCGGCGGCTCATCGCGTCCCTGCCGGTGCCGGACCCGCAGGAACAGGCGCGGCGCCGGGAGGAGCACCGGGCCCTGCTGGGCATCTGA
- a CDS encoding chorismate mutase: MTQHNPHSPDSDDYDPSASSLAGQVDNSVMAELLSIRSSIDNIDATLVYLLAERFKATQKVGFLKAAHRLPAGDPGREAAQIARLRRLAEDAHLDPAFAEKFLNFIIGEVIRHHEAIAEDHEAASGQHPQASARA, translated from the coding sequence ATGACGCAGCACAACCCCCACTCTCCTGATTCCGACGACTACGACCCCTCCGCCAGCTCCTTGGCCGGCCAGGTGGACAACTCGGTGATGGCTGAGCTGCTGTCCATCCGTTCCAGCATCGACAACATCGACGCCACCTTGGTCTATCTGCTGGCCGAGCGCTTCAAGGCCACCCAAAAGGTTGGCTTCCTCAAGGCTGCCCACCGGCTCCCCGCCGGCGACCCAGGCCGTGAGGCAGCACAGATCGCCAGGCTGCGCAGGCTGGCCGAAGACGCCCACCTGGACCCCGCCTTCGCGGAAAAGTTCCTGAATTTCATCATCGGTGAGGTCATCCGGCATCACGAAGCGATCGCCGAAGACCACGAGGCGGCCTCCGGACAGCATCCGCAGGCATCAGCGCGCGCGTGA